A window of Desulfotomaculum sp. genomic DNA:
TAGGGTACTACATTGGTGATTTTGATGTTTTTGGACTGTTTATGAATACATGAATGCAGTAATGGTGCGGCTTACATCCAACCCATATTTATCCAGAGGGGTGTTTTGGGCTAATTATGATCTTGGGGAGGGGAAAGTTGGGTTAAGTTGATGACAAGAATGTGCAAAGATCTGAAAAAAGTAAGCCTCCTACTTTCTCAGCAGGAGGCTCATATTATTCGTGGCCGGCTCTCCGGCCAGTTTTGTAAAGTTATCAGCTCAAAGGTTACAGGTTAAACAACAAATCTGCATATGTGGGGAAAGGCCAGAGGTTTTTGTCAACCATAGTTTCAAGTTTGTCGGCGTCAATCCGTAGGGTACTGACTGCTGTAAATACGGAATCCCTGTAAAATTGAGCCTGTTTGTATACGTCGCCATGCATTTTTTCGGCTTCAGCTTGGGCCTTCTCAAGGGCGTTAATACTCTTCTTCAATGACGCCAGAGTAACGGATACTTCCTGGAGCAGTTCTCCCTGGGCGCTGGTAAGGGCCTCTACACCGGTTGCTTTCACGGAGTTAATAGAATCGGCCAAACTGGTGGCGAATGTAATACCGGCGGGCAGAATCTGCCTCTTGGCCATTTCCAGGGCAGTCAGAGCTTCGATATTAATAGTTTTGATATAATTTTCCAGTACTATATCCCTGCGGGCTTCCAGTTCTGTCTTGTTTAAAACTCCGTGCTTTTCAAATAACATGACGTTTCGATCATTTGTCAGTGCTGGAAGAGCCTCTACTGTGGAAGAGATATTGGGGAGACCGCGCTCTGCAGCAATCTTAACCCACTCATCGGTGTAATTATTGCCGTTAAAGATAATCCGGCCGTGATCCTTAAAAATTTGCTGCACAATTTTTTGAGCTTCGGCATTGACATCGCTCTTACCTTCAAGCTTATCGGCAATTTCACACAAGGTCTCCGCAACAACGGTATTAAGTACAAAGTTGGGCCCGGAGATGGATTGTGACGAACCAACCATACGAAATTCAAATTTGTTGCCGGTAAAAGCAAAAGGTGATGTCCTGTTCCTGTCGGTATTGTCTTTTGGCAAAACGGGAAGTGAGGAGACTCCGAGCGTGAGCTGGTATCCCTTTTTACTGCTGACCTCACCGCCTTGAGCTATCTTTTCTATAATTTCAGTTAGCTGATCGCCGAGGAAAACAGAGACAATAGCCGGAGGAGCCTCATTGGCGCCCAACCTGTGGTCATTGCCGGGGCAGGAAGCGGTAACCCGCAGCAGGTCCGCGTAGATATCTACAGCCCTGAGTACAGCGGCCAGAAATACTAGAAACTGGGCGTTATCGTGGGGAGTTTCCCCGGGTTCGAAAAGGTTTTCACCGTCATCCGTACTCATCGACCAGTTATTATGTTTTCCGGAACCGTTAATCCCGGCATACGGCTTTTCGTGAAGCAAGCCGACCAGGCCATGGTGAAGCGCTACTTTCTTGATTGTCTCCATCACCAGATGGTTGTGATCGGCGCCGATATTTACATCGTTGAAAACGGGGGCGAGTTCGTACTGGGCGGGAGCAACTTCGTTATGCTTGGTCTTTGCGGATACGCCCAACTTCCAAAGTTCAACGTCCAATTCATGCATAAAGGCGCCAACACGTTCTTTAATTACTCCGAAGTACTGGTCTTCTAATTCCTGGCCCTTGGGAGAGGCGGCGCCGAAAAGAGTCCGGCCGGTTAAAATCAGGTCCCGGCGCTGCTCGTAAAGTTCTTTGTCAACAAGGAAATATTCCTGTTCGGGACCTACTGTGGCAATAACCTTTTTGGCTGTGATGTTGCCAAAGGCCCGCAGCACCCGCAAGGCTTGTTTTGATACAGCTTCCATAGAACGCA
This region includes:
- a CDS encoding glutamine synthetase type III, translated to MIDEVKKETFTVSENVNELFGSNVFSEAVMRELLPKQIYKALKKTTDEGMPLDPNVAEVMANAMKDWAIKKGATHYTHWFQPMTALTAEKHDAFITPMPDGRVILGFSGKELIKGEPDASSFPSGGLRATFEARGYTAWDTTSPAFFKDKTLYIPTVFVSYTGEVLDKKTPLLRSMEAVSKQALRVLRAFGNITAKKVIATVGPEQEYFLVDKELYEQRRDLILTGRTLFGAASPKGQELEDQYFGVIKERVGAFMHELDVELWKLGVSAKTKHNEVAPAQYELAPVFNDVNIGADHNHLVMETIKKVALHHGLVGLLHEKPYAGINGSGKHNNWSMSTDDGENLFEPGETPHDNAQFLVFLAAVLRAVDIYADLLRVTASCPGNDHRLGANEAPPAIVSVFLGDQLTEIIEKIAQGGEVSSKKGYQLTLGVSSLPVLPKDNTDRNRTSPFAFTGNKFEFRMVGSSQSISGPNFVLNTVVAETLCEIADKLEGKSDVNAEAQKIVQQIFKDHGRIIFNGNNYTDEWVKIAAERGLPNISSTVEALPALTNDRNVMLFEKHGVLNKTELEARRDIVLENYIKTINIEALTALEMAKRQILPAGITFATSLADSINSVKATGVEALTSAQGELLQEVSVTLASLKKSINALEKAQAEAEKMHGDVYKQAQFYRDSVFTAVSTLRIDADKLETMVDKNLWPFPTYADLLFNL